Proteins encoded within one genomic window of Trichoderma asperellum chromosome 2, complete sequence:
- a CDS encoding uncharacterized protein (EggNog:ENOG41), with product MAQPTPEDANGIRIPDGDAGENGHVVAASGKRKRDSDNGDRAEDGGDEMDVDNKVELPNEDDSKTQEPEEDTTKSKELIKAFVEVLRSFDIGPSILGRPLSAPESESEDEPHAKRQKSAEPPMKLSITDKVAADAYTSLDAIAADLAFAVKASLSEMDSGPSDSGARAVSMKRAAQINEFRDRAMDLLRREKAYPNTRQEPANGEVEVHTASEKSEMVLSLVGYAPQERRLFSSLPLSKDVDLSDLSLPPGVSITRVIPSNPQDRTQTLGELFAPPRPLPPLQPPKQPKTQAKGNRLDFYHPHLTDSSRYRGNSYFNTKLSTGYYLDYSQATPSWQTKTKQHERAQSLAGRKPSLSELEMSEMETLFRGAFSTFAPCKDDTAAVVPSSVAGRLWWQRSGKQSFQRMIEVEYYGDLQDAEPVDPTRPIELDETAVQEAIDNWDETVVDPSLDDVMGSKHDEQDKEVDEILEEVSDLIETLASYQRIRNLTLPNSQNRQSSDPINGDMLANAGPQPSEEEQATYLMLKAQLALIIKTLPPYAVAKLNGDQLDDLLISTKIMVRTDQYSGTMDEDEASAQARLKAQQQAAQAAQANARQPQRTPSVSAVPYPNQYAAAANQYGTPARPAPQPQQYYRPTPAPNYQQPRNLGPPAPPQQRPPQPNQYTRTNGYPNQYATQLAKAQTPYGHQSLPQQYATQQRPNYGQMPQQGVPNARYNFQQGYQHQPGTPQAPANYGTYANSPGAIPARTMSPQVGARQTFSPSPAVPQNQGYSAPAPTMASQMNRFPSGSSQTGSHSQSPGLTGYHTVIPEAQQQRILDQAKARVAAQERSAMFADRLSQTNTSGLSGMGLGVNIDASRIAAIRANMANQNKPQSPTPSKPGGVNGTPGTSHVPYKVTPVPVPVIPTLQRKPTS from the exons ATGGCGCAGCCCACGCCCGAAGATGCTAATGGCATCAGGATACCAGATGGCGATGCCGGCGAGAACGGACATGTTGTTGCGGCGTCCGGGAAGCGAAAGCGCGACAGCGACAATGGCGACCGGGCCGaggacggcggcgacgagATGGATGTGGATAACAAGGTCGAGCTGCCAAATGAAGACGACAGCAAGACACAGGAGCCCGAGGAGGACACGACAAAGAGCAAAGAGCTCATTAAGGCCTTCGTTGAGGTTCTGCGGAG TTTTGACATCGGACCCTCGATCCTCGGTCGCCCACTATCGGCACCAGAGTCAGAATCTGAAGATGAACCCCATGCAAAGCGCCAGAAATCGGCCGAGCCGCCAATGAAGCTGAGCATCACCGATAAAGTGGCTGCCGACGCATACACCTCCCTCGATGCCATTGCAGCGGACCTCGCTTTTGCTGTCAAGGCCTCACTGTCTGAAATGGACTCGGGTCCTTCTGATTCTGGTGCAAGAGCTGTTAGCATGAAAAGGGCTGCGCAGATCAATGAATTCCGAGACAGAGCCATGGATCTACTCCGTCGTGAAAAAGCATACCCCAACACGCGACAAGAGCCAGCAAACGGAGAAGTCGAGGTACATACTGCGTCCGAAAAGAGTGAAATGGTTTTATCGCTGGTTGGCTATGCGCCCCAGGAAAGGCGCTTGTTTTCTAGTTTACCGCTGTCCAAAGATGTCGATTTGTCTGACCTAAGCCTCCCGCCTGGCGTGTCCATCACCCGAGTTATCCCTTCCAACCCTCAAGACCGAACGCAAACTCTCGGCGAGCTATTTGCTCCGCCGCGACCCCTTCCGCCTCTTCAGCCACCCAAACAGCCAAAGACACAAGCCAAGGGAAATCGCCTAGATTTTTATCATCCGCACTTGACCGACAGCTCCAGGTACCGGGGCAACTCGTATTTCAACACAAAATTGTCCACTGGCTATTATCTAGATTACAGTCAGGCGACACCTTCATGgcagacaaagacaaagcaGCATGAGCGCGCACAAAGTCTTGCCGGCCGGAAGCCCTCACTCTCAGAATTAGAAATGTCCGAAATGGAGACCCTCTTCCGAGGGGCTTTTTCCACGTTCGCGCCATGCAAAGATGATACTGCTGCAGTAGTGCCGTCTAGCGTTGCCGGCCGACTTTGGTGGCAGCGCAGTGGCAAGCAGAGTTTCCAGCGAATGATTGAAGTGGAATACTATGGCGACCTCCAAGATGCGGAACCCGTCGACCCCACGCGGCCAATAGAATTAGACGAAACCGCAGTGCAAGAAGCTATTGATAACTGGGATGAGACAGTTGTCGACCCTTCATTAGACGACGTTATGGGATCCAAGCACGATGAACAGGACAAGGAGGTCGACGAAATTCTCGAAGAGGTCAGCGATTTAATCGAGACGCTAGCCTCTTACCAGCGCATCCGTAACCTGACATTGCCAAATTCGCAAAACCGCCAGTCAAGCGACCCTATTAATGGAGATATGCTGGCCAATGCTGGACCTCAGCCCTCGGAAGAAGAACAGGCCACCTACCTGATGCTCAAGGCTCAATTGGCGCTCATTATTAAGACATTGCCGCCGTATGCAGTGGCTAAGCTGAACGGCGACCAGCTTGACGATCTTTTAATTAGCACCAAGATAATGGTTCGCACTGATCAATATAGTGGTACTatggacgaggacgaggcgAGCGCGCAAGCTCGACTTaaggcgcagcagcaagccgcCCAGGCAGCCCAAGCTAATGCCAGACAGCCGCAGCGTACACCCAGTGTTTCTGCTGTACCATATCCTAATCAAtatgcggcggcggcaaaccAGTATGGCACACCCGCTCGGCCCGCACCCCAGCCTCAGCAGTACTATCGTCCTACACCAGCTCCCAACTATCAGCAGCCTCGCAACTTGGGgccaccagctcctcctcagcaAAGGCCTCCTCAACCGAATCAATACACTCGTACCAATGGCTATCCGAACCAGTATGCCACCCAGCTTGCTAAAGCCCAAACTCCATACGGCCACCAGAGCCTGCCGCAACAATACGCAACCCAGCAGAGACCCAACTATGGGCAAATGCCGCAACAAGGCGTTCCAAACGCTCGCTATAACTTCCAACAAGGCTACCAGCACCAGCCGGGCACGCCACAGGCGCCTGCGAATTACGGAACGTACGCTAACAGCCCGGGTGCAATCCCAGCTAGAACTATGTCTCCCCAAGTAGGAGCCCGGCAAACATTCAGCCCGTCGCCTGCTGTGCCACAAAACCAGGGTTATTCAGCACCAGCCCCGACTATGGCGAGCCAGATGAATCGCTTTCCTAGTGGCTCATCTCAAACGGGGAGCCATAGTCAGAGCCCCGGATTGACTGGATACCACACGGTCATCCCGGAAGCCCAGCAACAGCGGATTTTAGACCAGGCCAAGGCTCGCGTCGCGGCCCAGGAGAGATCGGCCATGTTTGCTGATAGACTCTCACAAACGAACACGTCGGGTTTATCAGGCATGGGTTTGGGTGTCAATATTGATGCTAGTCGAATCGCGGCTATTCGAGCGAACATGGCGAACCAGAATAAACCGCAGTCCCCCACTCCTTCAAAGCCTGGCGGCGTGAATGGGACACCGGGAACAAGCCATGTACCCTACAAGGTGACTCCAGTCCCAGTCCCCGTCATCCCTACTCTGCAACGCAAGCCGACTTCATAG
- the PEP4 gene encoding saccharopepsin (MEROPS:MER0000941): MKSALIAAAALVGSAQAGVHKMKLQKVSLEQQLEGSSIEAQVQQLGQKYMGVRPTSRADVMFNDNLPKIKGGHPVPVTNFMNAQYFSEITIGSPPQTFKVVLDTGSSNLWVPSQSCNSIACFLHSTYDSSSSSTYKKNGSDFEIHYGSGSLTGFISNDVVTIGDLKIKGQDFAEATSEPGLAFAFGRFDGILGLGYDTISVNGIVPPFYQMVNQKLLDEPVFAFYLGNSDEGSVATFGGVDESHFSGKIEYIPLRRKAYWEVDLDSIAFGDEVAELENTGAILDTGTSLNVLPSGIAELLNAEIGAKKGYGGQYTIDCAKRDSLPDITFSLAGSKYSLPASDYILEVSGSCISTFQGMDFPEPVGPLVILGDAFLRRYYSVYDLGKGAVGLAKAK, from the exons ATGAAGAGCGCATTGATTGCCGCTGCGGCGCTTGTTGGCTCCGCCCAAGCCGGCGTCCACAAGATGAAGCTGCAAAAGGTTTCcctggagcagcagctg GAGGGTTCATCTATCGAGGCCCAAGTCCAGCAGCTCGGCCAGAAGTACATGGGCGTGCGCCCTACTAGCCGTGCCGATGTCATGTTTAATGACAATCTGCCCAAGATCAAGGGTGGCCACCCAGTCCCCGTCACCAACTTCATGAATGCCCAAT ACTTCTCCGAGATCACCATCGGCTCTCCTCCCCAGACTTTCAAGGTCGTCCTTGACACGGGAAGCTCCAACCTCTGGGTTCCCTCGCAGTCCTGCAACAGCATTGCTTGCTTCCTGCACTCCACGTACgattcgtcttcctcgtcgacgTACAAGAAGAATGGATCCGACTTCGAAATCCACTACGGATCAGGTAGCTTGACTGGCTTCATCTCCAATGACGTTGTCACCATTGGCGACCTCAAGATCAAGGGCCAAGACTTTGCCGAGGCTACCAGCGAGCCCGgccttgcctttgccttcGGCCGCTTTGATGGcattcttggccttggttaCGATACCATTTCAGTCAATGGCATTGTTCCTCCCTTTTACCAGATGGTGAACCAGAAGCTTCTGGATGAGCCCGTTTTCGCGTTCTACCTCGGAAACAGCGATGAAGGTTCTGTGGCTACCTTTGGTGGCGTTGATGAGTCCCACTTCTCGGGCAAGATTGAGTACATTCCTCTGCGCCGCAAGGCCTACTGGGAGGTTGACCTCGACTCCATTGCCTTCGGCGATGAGGTAGCTGAGCTTGAGAACACTGGTGCCATCCTCGACACTGGTACCTCCCTCAACGTTCTCCCCTCTGGCATTGCTGAGCTGCTCAATGCTGAGATTGGCGCCAAGAAGGGCTATGGCGGCCAGTACACCATTGACTGTGCCAAGCGTGACTCCCTCCCCGACATTACTTTCAGCCTCGCTGGCTCCAAGTACAGCCTCCCTGCTTCTGACTACATCCTCGAGGTGTCTGGTAGCTGCATTTCTACCTTCCAGGGCATGGACTTCCCCGAGCCCGTCGGCCCCCTGGTCATCCTCGGCGATGCTTTCCTGCGCCGATACTACTCTGTCTATGACCTCGGCAAGGGAGCTGTCGGTCTTGCCAAGGccaaataa